The following coding sequences lie in one Fusarium poae strain DAOMC 252244 chromosome 1, whole genome shotgun sequence genomic window:
- a CDS encoding hypothetical protein (MEROPS:MER0000320~TransMembrane:1 (o918-937i)), which translates to MGEYSDSEDDEDCRPGNKDTSSIRLSLLNAVKEKLNDGQEVKHSMAGYKKMLEKCAKDDKDINKTILHWIVNIASSHDRSDRLFFEAAETLVDIAMEHDETLIKEMDKRNDTPLHQAIMFEHRRGRKITERMIRAGKYSPFFKEAISMTNSTGENALHLAINRDWPVALQLITISDRKAFLQTRKLVQQGASHNDGNTPLHDAVDKGRVVFERPKCSEGDSMCKKCKKAAEDIDTSATAAVESVKMLIRRCGEALKTKNTKGESPYLYHIRTMETHYRPTAKQRLNHEATQASQAGPASTTTQGRVYAGNATGCSRVSCIDTARSIETVLVESNFSIGDFKDACSCFFGEDTDEYGTGCPFRPVRAIFGTAYQIYQKLLPTGTQTLSHVDLVLSTNVEQSGNEDRIAIFDHWSRNMESLKKMFNMLRNHGIKRILKVTIHDNEQTPSSDNTIQACLNGFDVRYLDWNEPDLCINVIRSGWEDDDEYRKTVDLFTSDLRLRISLIRKKLIIVSEHQFCIDSILNTKNYMKTIDDFLLKPAPTWRVNKAKKDKISQEDKIQTDQDHLASLSSTLGCVEEQIRQLIPSAVSEKINITESHGHADKDGHRSSEYKMIAPKRETVISSTTQNNDVAQHDFCYQEPTVIPGDVYIVHLHDAVGNQINVATHFTITPKVLDPPPASTKASDTRISTIPPEDSHSVVPDINRWVACVEAFRKKRFSPQKGKTKIKVALIDDGVDFYQLESSIRVPGWPALSGDSDDMPWWHSDGGHGTQMARMITNVCPEVQFLVAKLGGSSGGRLSNGNAAEAAKAVRWAIKNKVDIISMSWSILKSAQNEEDVASLEEQIKEAAKNNIIMYCAATDNNDYGENDKVFPHCTDTNAIRIVGSGTEAGKPSEFVNEKQVHYLFPGEGIKQLGDQSGSSAATALAAGLAALLLWCFQNSEKPQDISQIANPSAMGIVMENIKSDGTKWVNVTKILGKDEPSTIDGVVDYCVSALRVKGRG; encoded by the exons ATGGGCGAATATTCCGAttctgaagatgacgaggacTGTCGCCCAGGCAACAAGGACACGTCGAGCATACGTTTAAGCCTACTGAATGCCGTCAAGGAGAAACTAAACGATGGACAAGAAGTTAAGCACTCAATGGCTGGATATAAAAAGATGCTCGAGAAATGCGCTAAAGACGACAAAGACATTAATAAGACGATCCTGCACTGGATCGTGAACATCGCGTCATCCCACGATAGAAGTGATAGGTTATTTTTCGAGGCCGCCGAAACGCTCGTCGACATCGCTATGGAGCACGATGAGACTTTGATAAAAGAGATGGATAAACGAAATGATACGCCATTACATCAAGCCATTATGTTTGAGCACCGTAGGGGACGCAAAATCACAGAACGTATGATTCGCGCTGGCAAATACAGCCCCTTTTTCAAGGAGGCTATTTCGATGACCAATTCGACAGGCGAGAATGCGTTGCACCTGGCAATAAATAGAGATTGGCCGGTTGCCTTGCAACTTATCACCATCTCTGACAGGAAAGCATTTTTACAAACGCGCAAACTCGTACAGCAAGGTGCCTCTCATAATGATGGCAATACTCCTCTACACGACGCAGTCGATAAAGGTCGTGTTGTTTTTGAAAGACCTAAATGTTCTGAGGGCGATTCAATGTGTAAGAAATGCAAAAAAGCCGCAGAAGACATCGATACAAGCGCCACTGCTGCTGTTGAGAGTGTCAAAATGCTCATACGTCGCTGTGGTGAAGCATTGAAAACGAAGAACACCAAGGGCGAATCGCCTTATCTTTACCACATCAGGACAATGGAGACTCACTATCGACCGACAGCAAAACAAAGGCTTAACCATGAGGCTACCCAAGCTTCCCAGGCCGGTCCTGCCTCCACTACTACCCAGGGACGTGTGTACGCCGGCAACGCAACAGGATGTTCCAGGGTATCATGTATTGATACTGCAAGATCTATTGAAACGGTTCTTGTAGAATCTAACTTTTCTATCGGTGACTTCAAGGATGCTTGTTCGTGTTTCTTCGGCGAAGACACTG ATGAGTATGGTACCGGTTGCCCTTTCCGGCCTGTTCGGGCAATCTTTGGTACCGCATACCAAATCTACCAGAAACTTCTTCCCACGGGCACTCAAACCCTATCTCATGTTGATCTTGTGCTCAGCACAAACGTAGAACAATCGGGGAATGAGGACAGAATAGCAATTTTTGACCACTGGAGTCGAAATATGGAGAGCCTCAAAAAAATGTTCAACATGCTACGAAACCACGGCATAAAACGGATTCTTAAGGTGACGATCCACGACAATGAGCAGACGCCTTCCAGTGATAACACTATTCAAGCTTGTCTTAATGGCTTTGATGTCAGGTATCTCGATTGGAACGAGCCAGACCTGTGCATTAATGTTATACGCTCT GGCtgggaagatgacgatgaataCAGAAAGACGGTTGATTTATTTACTTCAGATCTTCGGTTAAGAATATCACTCATTCGAAAGAAGCTGATCATAGTATCGGAACATCAATTCTGCATTGACAGCATTTTGAATACCAAAAACTACATGAAAACCATCGACGACTTCCTCTTAAAGCCAGCGCCAACATGGAGGGTCAATAAGGCAAAGAAGGATAAGATATCACAAGAAGATAAGATTCAAACTGATCAAGACCATCTTGCCTCACTGTCATCAACTCTAGGGTGCGTTGAGGAGCAGATCCGCCAACTCATTCCCTCAGCCGTATCTGAGAAGATCAACATCACTGAGAGCCATGGGCATGCCGACAAGGATGGACATCGATCTTCTGAATACAAGATGATAGCTCCTAAACGTGAAACTGTCATATCATCAACGACCCAAAATAATGATGTGGCACAGCATGATTTCTGCTATCAAGAACCCACGGTCATACCAGGGGACGTATACATAGTCCATCTACACGATGCGGTTGGCAATCAGATCAATGTTGCTACTCATTTCACAATAACGCCTAAGGTTCTAGATCCTCCTCCTGCCTCCACCAAGGCCTCCGATACAAGAATCAGTACAATCCCACCAGAGGACAGCCATTCAGTAGTTCC GGATATCAACAGATGGGTCGCATGCGTAGAAGCCTTCAGGAAAAAGCGATTTTCACCTCAAAAGGGGAAGACCAAGATTAAAGTTGCACTCATCGACGACGGTGTTGACTTTTATCAGCTCGAGTCCTCTATCCGAGTTCCGGGATGGCCAGCGTTAAGTGGAGACAGCGACGACATGCCATGGTGGCACTCAGACGGTGGCCATGGCACTCAGATGGCAAGAATGATTACAAATGTATGCCCCGAAGTGCAATTCCTAGTGGCCAAACTAGGCGGTAGTAGTGGTGGCCGACTAAGTAATGGTAATGCTGCTGAAGCAGCAAAG GCTGTCCGGTGGGCGATTAAAAACAAGGTCGACATTATTTCCATGAGTTGGAGTATACTCAAATCAGCCCAAAACGAAGAAGATGTAGCAAGTCTTGAAGAGCAGATCAAGGAGGCTGCTAAAAACAATATCATCATGTATTGTGCGGCTACAGACAATAACGACTATGGCGAGAACGACAAAGTCTTTCCTCATTGTACAGACACAAACGCCATACGGATTGTCGGTTCAGGGACAGAGGCTGGAAAGCCGTCTGAATTCGTCAACGAGAAGCAGGTGCACTATCTCTTTCCCGGTGAGGGCATCAAACAACTTGGGGATCAAAGTGGAAGCTCCGCTGCCACTGCGTTGGCAGCCGGTTTGGCTGCCCTTCTTCTATGGTGTTTTCAGAACTCAGAGAAGCCGCAAGACATCAGTCAAATCGCCAATCCATCTGCTATGGGCATTGTGATGGAGAACATCAAGTCAGATGGAACGAAGTGGGTAAATGTTACAAAAATCCTTGGAAAGGATGAGCCGTCTACCATTGACGGTGTGGTTGACTACTGTGTATCAGCTTTGAGAGTGAAAGGACGAGGTTGA